In Bos indicus isolate NIAB-ARS_2022 breed Sahiwal x Tharparkar chromosome 19, NIAB-ARS_B.indTharparkar_mat_pri_1.0, whole genome shotgun sequence, the following proteins share a genomic window:
- the FKBP10 gene encoding peptidyl-prolyl cis-trans isomerase FKBP10 isoform X1, with the protein MLRAGPPSHTLLRLPLLQLLLLLLVQAVGRGLGRASPAGGPLEDVVIERYHIPRVCPREVQMGDFVRYHYNGTFEDGKKFDSSYDRHTLVAIVVGVGRLITGMDRGLMGMCVNERRRLIVPPHLGYGSIGVAGLIPPDATLYFDVVLLDVWNKEDTVQVSTLLRPPHCPRMVQDSDFVRYHYNGTLLDGTAFDTSYSKGGTYDTYVGSGWLIKGMDQGLLGMCPGERRKIVIPPFLAYGEKGYGTVIPSQASLVFHVLLIDVHNPKDTVQLETLELPPGCVRRAVAGDFMRYHYNGSLMDGTLFDSSYSRNHTYNTYVGQGYIIPGMDQGLQGSCMGERRRIIIPPHLAYGENGTGDKIPGSAVLIFDVHVIDFHNPADPVEIKTLSRPLETCNETAKLGDFVHYHYNCSLLDGTRLFSSHDYGAPQEATLGAHKVIEGLDTGLQGMCVGERRQLVVPPHLAHGESGARGVPGSAVLLFEVELVSREDGLPTGYLFVWHEDPPAHLFEHMDLNKDGEVPVEEFSTFIKAQVSEGKGRLLPGQDPEKTIGDMFQNQDRNQDGKITAEELKLKSDEDQDRVHEEL; encoded by the exons ATGCTCCGCGCGGGCCCCCCCAGCCACACCCTCCTCCGGCTCCCCCTgctgcagttgctgctgctgctgctggtgcaggccgtggggagggggctgggccgCGCCAGCCCGGCCGGCGGCCCCCTGGAAGATGTGGTCATCGAGAGGTACCACATCCCCAGGGTCTGTCCCCGGGAAGTGCAGATGGGGGATTTTGTGCGCTACCATTACAACGGTACTTTCGAGGACGGCAAGAAATTTGACTCGAG ctatGACCGCCACACCTTGGTGGCCATCGTGGTAGGCGTGGGGCGCCTCATCACTGGCATGGACCGAGGCCTCATGGGCATGTGTGTCAATGAACGACGACGCCTCATTGTGCCTCCGCACCTAGGCTATGGCAGCATCGGCGTGG CGGGGCTCATCCCCCCCGATGCCACCCTCTACTTTGACGTGGTCCTGCTGGATGTATGGAACAAGGAGGACACCGTGCAGGTGAGCACCTTGCTGCGCCCACCCCACTGCCCTCGGATGGTCCAGGACAGTGACTTTGTGCGCTACCACTACAACGGCACGCTGCTGGATGGCACTGCCTTCGACACCAG CTACAGTAAGGGTGGGACTTATGACACCTACGTGGGCTCTGGCTGGCTGATCAAGGGCATGGACCAGGGTCTGCTGGGCATGTGtcctggagagagaaggaagattgTCATCCCTCCATTCCTGGCCTATGGCGAGAAAGGCTATG ggactgTGATCCCCTCACAGGCCTCGCTGGTCTTCCACGTCCTACTGATTGACGTCCACAACCCAAAGGACACCGTCCAGCTGGAGACACTTGAGCTGCCGCCTGGCTGCGTCCGGAGAGCCGTGGCTGGGGACTTCATGCGTTACCACTACAACGGGTCCCTAATGGATGGCACTCTCTTTGACTCCAG CTACTCCCGGAACCACACCTACAATACCTATGTGGGGCAGGGCTACATCATCCCTGGGATGGACCAAGGCCTTCAAGGCTCGTGCATGGGGGAGCGCCGGAGGATCATCATCCCCCCCCACCTTGCCTACGGGGAGAACGGGACTG GAGACAAGATCCCTGGCTCTGCTGTGCTGATCTTTGACGTCCACGTGATCGACTTCCACAATCCTGCGGATCCAGTGGAAATCAAGACACTGTCTCGGCCCCTGGAGACCTGCAACGAGACGGCCAAGCTCGGGGACTTTGTTCACTACCACTACAACTGCTCTCTGCTGGATGGCACCAGGCTCTTCTCCTC CCATGACTACGGGGCCCCTCAGGAGGCGACTCTGGGGGCCCACAAAGTGATCGAAGGCCTGGACACGGGCCTGCAGGGCATGTGCGTGGGAGAGAGGCGGCAGCTCGTGGTCCCCCCGCACCTGGCACACGGAGAGAGCGGAG ccCGGGGGGTCCCTGGCAGTGCTGTGCTGCTGTTTGAGGTGGAGCTAGTGTCTCGGGAGGATGGGCTGCCCACGGGCTACCTGTTTGTGTGGCACGAAGACCCTCCTGCCCACCTGTTTGAACACATGGACCTTAACAAGGATGGCGAGGTCCCCGTGGAGGAG TTCTCCACCTTCATCAAGGCTCAAGTCAGTGAGGGCAAAGGCCGCCTCCTGCCTGGCCAggatcctgagaaaaccataggaGACATGTTCCAGAATCAGGATCGCAACCAGGATGGCAAGATCACCGCCGAGGAGCTCAAGCTGAAGTCAGACGAAGACCAGGACCGGGTCCATGAGGAACTCTGA
- the FKBP10 gene encoding peptidyl-prolyl cis-trans isomerase FKBP10 isoform X3 codes for MLRAGPPSHTLLRLPLLQLLLLLLVQAVGRGLGRASPAGGPLEDVVIERYHIPRVCPREVQMGDFVRYHYNGTFEDGKKFDSSYDRHTLVAIVVGVGRLITGMDRGLMGMCVNERRRLIVPPHLGYGSIGVAGLIPPDATLYFDVVLLDVWNKEDTVQVSTLLRPPHCPRMVQDSDFVRYHYNGTLLDGTAFDTSYSKGGTYDTYVGSGWLIKGMDQGLLGMCPGERRKIVIPPFLAYGEKGYGTVIPSQASLVFHVLLIDVHNPKDTVQLETLELPPGCVRRAVAGDFMRYHYNGSLMDGTLFDSSYSRNHTYNTYVGQGYIIPGMDQGLQGSCMGERRRIIIPPHLAYGENGTGDKIPGSAVLIFDVHVIDFHNPADPVEIKTLSRPLETCNETAKLGDFVHYHYNCSLLDGTRLFSSHDYGAPQEATLGAHKVIEGLDTGLQGMCVGERRQLVVPPHLAHGESGVLHLHQGSSQ; via the exons ATGCTCCGCGCGGGCCCCCCCAGCCACACCCTCCTCCGGCTCCCCCTgctgcagttgctgctgctgctgctggtgcaggccgtggggagggggctgggccgCGCCAGCCCGGCCGGCGGCCCCCTGGAAGATGTGGTCATCGAGAGGTACCACATCCCCAGGGTCTGTCCCCGGGAAGTGCAGATGGGGGATTTTGTGCGCTACCATTACAACGGTACTTTCGAGGACGGCAAGAAATTTGACTCGAG ctatGACCGCCACACCTTGGTGGCCATCGTGGTAGGCGTGGGGCGCCTCATCACTGGCATGGACCGAGGCCTCATGGGCATGTGTGTCAATGAACGACGACGCCTCATTGTGCCTCCGCACCTAGGCTATGGCAGCATCGGCGTGG CGGGGCTCATCCCCCCCGATGCCACCCTCTACTTTGACGTGGTCCTGCTGGATGTATGGAACAAGGAGGACACCGTGCAGGTGAGCACCTTGCTGCGCCCACCCCACTGCCCTCGGATGGTCCAGGACAGTGACTTTGTGCGCTACCACTACAACGGCACGCTGCTGGATGGCACTGCCTTCGACACCAG CTACAGTAAGGGTGGGACTTATGACACCTACGTGGGCTCTGGCTGGCTGATCAAGGGCATGGACCAGGGTCTGCTGGGCATGTGtcctggagagagaaggaagattgTCATCCCTCCATTCCTGGCCTATGGCGAGAAAGGCTATG ggactgTGATCCCCTCACAGGCCTCGCTGGTCTTCCACGTCCTACTGATTGACGTCCACAACCCAAAGGACACCGTCCAGCTGGAGACACTTGAGCTGCCGCCTGGCTGCGTCCGGAGAGCCGTGGCTGGGGACTTCATGCGTTACCACTACAACGGGTCCCTAATGGATGGCACTCTCTTTGACTCCAG CTACTCCCGGAACCACACCTACAATACCTATGTGGGGCAGGGCTACATCATCCCTGGGATGGACCAAGGCCTTCAAGGCTCGTGCATGGGGGAGCGCCGGAGGATCATCATCCCCCCCCACCTTGCCTACGGGGAGAACGGGACTG GAGACAAGATCCCTGGCTCTGCTGTGCTGATCTTTGACGTCCACGTGATCGACTTCCACAATCCTGCGGATCCAGTGGAAATCAAGACACTGTCTCGGCCCCTGGAGACCTGCAACGAGACGGCCAAGCTCGGGGACTTTGTTCACTACCACTACAACTGCTCTCTGCTGGATGGCACCAGGCTCTTCTCCTC CCATGACTACGGGGCCCCTCAGGAGGCGACTCTGGGGGCCCACAAAGTGATCGAAGGCCTGGACACGGGCCTGCAGGGCATGTGCGTGGGAGAGAGGCGGCAGCTCGTGGTCCCCCCGCACCTGGCACACGGAGAGAGCGGAG TTCTCCACCTTCATCAAGGCTCAAGTCAGTGA
- the P3H4 gene encoding endoplasmic reticulum protein SC65, whose amino-acid sequence MARTAWGLLWLLLGSAGAQYEKYSFRGFPPEDLMPLAAAYGHALEQYEGESWRESARYLEAALRLHRLLRDSEAFCHANCSGPAPPAAAPPGPALPGPDGGDEWARELRLFGHVLERAACLRRCKRSLPAFQVPYPPRQLLRDFQSRLPYQYLHYAQFKANRLEKAVAAAYTFLQRNPKHELTAKYLSYYRGLLDAADEPLTDLEAQPYEAVFLRAVKLYNSGDFRGSTEDMERALAEYLAVFARCLAGCEGAHEQVDFKDFYPAIADLFAESLQCKVDCEANLTPNVGGYFVEKFVATMYHYLQFAYYKLNDVRQAARSAASYMLFDPEDNVMQQNLVYYRFHRARWGLEEEDFQPREEARLYHNQTAELRELLDFAHMYLQSDDEMELEETEPPMEPEKPPSDAEFEGEGDYEESIYADWWQEPDAKGDEAEAEPEPELP is encoded by the exons ATGGCTCGGACGGCGTGGgggctgctgtggctgctgctgggcAGCGCCGGGGCGCAGTACGAGAAGTACAGCTTTCGGGGCTTCCCGCCGGAGGACCTGATGCCCTTGGCCGCGGCCTACGGGCACGCGCTGGAGCAGTACGAGGGCGAGAGCTGGCGCGAGAGCGCGCGCTACCTCGAGGCGGCGCTGCGGCTGCACCGGCTGCTGCGGGACAGCGAGGCCTTCTGCCACGCCAACTGCAGCGGCCCCGCGCCGCCCGCCGCCGCACCCCCGGGCCCCGCGCTCCCCGGGCCCGACGGCGGCGACGAGTGGGCCCGCGAGCTGCGGCTCTTCGGCCACGTCCTGGAGCGCGCCGCCTGCCTACGGCGCTGCAAGCGTTCGCTGCCCGCATTCCAGGTGCCCTACCCGCCGCGCCAGCTGCTGCGCGACTTCCAGAGCCGCCTGCCCTACCAGTACCTGCACTATGCTCAGTTCAAG GCTAACCGGCTGGAGAAGGCGGTGGCCGCGGCCTATACCTTCCTCCAGAGGAACCCGAAGCATGAGCTCACCGCCAAGTATCTCAGCTACTATCGCGGACTGCTGGACGCCGCCGACGAGCCTCTCACAGACTTGGAGGCCCAGCCATACGAG GCGGTGTTCCTCCGGGCTGTGAAGCTCTACAACAGCGGAGATTTCCGCGGGAGCACCGAGGACATGGAGCGGGCCCTGGCTGAGTACCTGGCTGTCTTTGCCCGGTGTCTGGCTGGCTGCGAGGGGGCCCACGAGCAGGTGGATTTCAAGGACTTCTACCCAGCCATAGCAG ATCTCTTTGCAGAATCCCTGCAGTGCAAGGTGGACTGTGAAGCCAACTTGACCCCCAATGTGGGCGGCTACTTCGTGGAGAAGTTCGTGGCCACCATGTATCACTACCTGCAGTTTGCCTACTACAAGT TGAACGACGTGCGCCAGGCCGCCCGCAGCGCCGCCAGCTACATGCTCTTCGACCCGGAAGACAATGTCATGCAGCAGAACCTGGTGTATTACCGCTTCCACAGGGCCCGCtggggcctggaggaggaggacttCCAGCCCCGGGAG gaGGCCAGACTCTACCACAACCAGACAGCTGAGCTTCGAGAGCTGCTAGACTTCGCACACATGTACCTGCAGTCAGATGATGAG ATGGAGCTGGAGGAGACAGAACCACCCATGGAGCCTGAGAAGCCCCCATCTGATGCCGAGTTTGAAGGAGAGGGCGACTATGAGGAGAGCATCTATGCTGACTGGTGGCAGGAGCCAGATGCCAAGGGCGACGAGGCTGAGGCTG aGCCAGAACCTGAATTACCATGA
- the FKBP10 gene encoding peptidyl-prolyl cis-trans isomerase FKBP10 isoform X2: MPAPRRPALPAASRRPGPAGCYDRHTLVAIVVGVGRLITGMDRGLMGMCVNERRRLIVPPHLGYGSIGVAGLIPPDATLYFDVVLLDVWNKEDTVQVSTLLRPPHCPRMVQDSDFVRYHYNGTLLDGTAFDTSYSKGGTYDTYVGSGWLIKGMDQGLLGMCPGERRKIVIPPFLAYGEKGYGTVIPSQASLVFHVLLIDVHNPKDTVQLETLELPPGCVRRAVAGDFMRYHYNGSLMDGTLFDSSYSRNHTYNTYVGQGYIIPGMDQGLQGSCMGERRRIIIPPHLAYGENGTGDKIPGSAVLIFDVHVIDFHNPADPVEIKTLSRPLETCNETAKLGDFVHYHYNCSLLDGTRLFSSHDYGAPQEATLGAHKVIEGLDTGLQGMCVGERRQLVVPPHLAHGESGARGVPGSAVLLFEVELVSREDGLPTGYLFVWHEDPPAHLFEHMDLNKDGEVPVEEFSTFIKAQVSEGKGRLLPGQDPEKTIGDMFQNQDRNQDGKITAEELKLKSDEDQDRVHEEL, translated from the exons ATGCCCGCTCCGCGCCGGCCGGCTCTCCCCGCCGCGAGCAGGCGTCCGGGTCCCGCTGGCTG ctatGACCGCCACACCTTGGTGGCCATCGTGGTAGGCGTGGGGCGCCTCATCACTGGCATGGACCGAGGCCTCATGGGCATGTGTGTCAATGAACGACGACGCCTCATTGTGCCTCCGCACCTAGGCTATGGCAGCATCGGCGTGG CGGGGCTCATCCCCCCCGATGCCACCCTCTACTTTGACGTGGTCCTGCTGGATGTATGGAACAAGGAGGACACCGTGCAGGTGAGCACCTTGCTGCGCCCACCCCACTGCCCTCGGATGGTCCAGGACAGTGACTTTGTGCGCTACCACTACAACGGCACGCTGCTGGATGGCACTGCCTTCGACACCAG CTACAGTAAGGGTGGGACTTATGACACCTACGTGGGCTCTGGCTGGCTGATCAAGGGCATGGACCAGGGTCTGCTGGGCATGTGtcctggagagagaaggaagattgTCATCCCTCCATTCCTGGCCTATGGCGAGAAAGGCTATG ggactgTGATCCCCTCACAGGCCTCGCTGGTCTTCCACGTCCTACTGATTGACGTCCACAACCCAAAGGACACCGTCCAGCTGGAGACACTTGAGCTGCCGCCTGGCTGCGTCCGGAGAGCCGTGGCTGGGGACTTCATGCGTTACCACTACAACGGGTCCCTAATGGATGGCACTCTCTTTGACTCCAG CTACTCCCGGAACCACACCTACAATACCTATGTGGGGCAGGGCTACATCATCCCTGGGATGGACCAAGGCCTTCAAGGCTCGTGCATGGGGGAGCGCCGGAGGATCATCATCCCCCCCCACCTTGCCTACGGGGAGAACGGGACTG GAGACAAGATCCCTGGCTCTGCTGTGCTGATCTTTGACGTCCACGTGATCGACTTCCACAATCCTGCGGATCCAGTGGAAATCAAGACACTGTCTCGGCCCCTGGAGACCTGCAACGAGACGGCCAAGCTCGGGGACTTTGTTCACTACCACTACAACTGCTCTCTGCTGGATGGCACCAGGCTCTTCTCCTC CCATGACTACGGGGCCCCTCAGGAGGCGACTCTGGGGGCCCACAAAGTGATCGAAGGCCTGGACACGGGCCTGCAGGGCATGTGCGTGGGAGAGAGGCGGCAGCTCGTGGTCCCCCCGCACCTGGCACACGGAGAGAGCGGAG ccCGGGGGGTCCCTGGCAGTGCTGTGCTGCTGTTTGAGGTGGAGCTAGTGTCTCGGGAGGATGGGCTGCCCACGGGCTACCTGTTTGTGTGGCACGAAGACCCTCCTGCCCACCTGTTTGAACACATGGACCTTAACAAGGATGGCGAGGTCCCCGTGGAGGAG TTCTCCACCTTCATCAAGGCTCAAGTCAGTGAGGGCAAAGGCCGCCTCCTGCCTGGCCAggatcctgagaaaaccataggaGACATGTTCCAGAATCAGGATCGCAACCAGGATGGCAAGATCACCGCCGAGGAGCTCAAGCTGAAGTCAGACGAAGACCAGGACCGGGTCCATGAGGAACTCTGA
- the NT5C3B gene encoding 7-methylguanosine phosphate-specific 5'-nucleotidase, protein MAEEVSTLMKATVLMRQPGRVQEIVGALRKGGEDRLQVISDFDMTLSRFAYNGIRCPSSYNILDNSKIISEECRKELKALFHHYYPIEIDPHRTIKEKLPHMVEWWTKAHDLLCQQKIQKFQIAQVVRESNAMLRDGYKTFFNTLSQNNIPLFIFSAGIGDVLEEMIRQRKVFHPNIHIMSNYMEFDEDGFLNGFKGQLIHTYNKNSSVFENSNYFQQLQGKTNILLLGDSMGDLTMADGVPGVENILKIGFLNDKVEERRERYMDSYDIVLERDETLDVVNGLLQHILQQGDWTEMQGS, encoded by the exons ATGGCGGAGGAGGTGAG CACCCTGATGAAGGCCACGGTCCTGATGCGGCAGCCCGGACGGGTGCAGGAGATCGTGGGCGCCCTCCGCAAGGGCGGGGAAGACCGCTTACAG GTCATTTCTGATTTTGACATGACCTTGAGCAGGTTTGCATATAATGGAATACGATGCCCTTCTTCTTACA ACATTCTGGATAACAGCAAGATCATCAGTGAGGAGTGCCGGAAAGAG CTCAAAGCGCTTTTTCACCATTATTACCCAATTGAGATTGACCCACACCGGACCATCAAAGAGAAGTTACCTCACATGGTAGAATG GTGGACCAAAGCACATGACCTCCTGTGTCAACAGAAGATTCAGAAGTTTCAGATAGCCCAGGTGGTAAGAGAGTCCAATGCAATGCTCAG GGATGGATACAAGACATTCTTCAACACCCTTTCGCAGAACAACATTccccttttcatcttttctgcGGGCATTGGGGATGTCCTGGAAGAAATGATCCGGCAGAGGAAGGTGTTCCACCCCAACATCCACATCATGTCTAACTACATGGAGTTTGATGAAGAT GGCTTCCTAAACGGATTCAAGGGCCAGCTCATCCATACCTACAACAAGAACAGCTCTGTGTTCGAGAACTCCAATTACTTCCAGCAGCTTCAGGGCAAAACCAACATCCTCCTGCTGGGAGACTCCATGGGGGACCTCACAATGGCTGATGGGGTTCCTGGCGTGGAGAACATTCTCAAGATTGGCTTCCTAAATGACAAG GTGGAGGAGCGGCGGGAGCGCTACATGGACTCATATGACATCGTGCTGGAGAGGGACGAGACGCTGGATGTGGTCAATGGGCTGCTGCAGCACATCCTGCAGCAGGGTGACTGGACAGAGATGCAGGGCTCCTGA